The Aeromicrobium sp. Leaf245 genome includes a region encoding these proteins:
- the nusG gene encoding transcription termination/antitermination protein NusG, with translation MTEQSPETSNVEVEELSDVEASDESAASIDEAPEVEDVPEGADETVDADQAAEAEVDAELDAELDADVPADEAGDGEEAGEDAPVDALAEFRERLYSQFGDWYVVHTYSGMEKRVKANLENRITSLNAEDYIFEIVVPTEEVAEIKNGQRKLVKRTVLPGYVLVRMDLTDESWGVVRHTPSVTGFVGNSHQPVPLSLAEVEQMLAPAVEAEVAQQAADAPEQQQTASSPKVEFADFTTGDSVMVVDGPFATLHATITEINLDAQRVKALVEIFGRETPVELSFTQIQKV, from the coding sequence GTGACTGAACAGTCCCCCGAGACGAGCAACGTCGAGGTCGAGGAGCTCTCCGACGTCGAGGCGTCGGACGAGTCCGCCGCGTCGATCGACGAGGCCCCCGAGGTCGAGGACGTGCCCGAGGGCGCCGACGAGACCGTCGACGCCGACCAGGCCGCCGAGGCCGAGGTCGACGCCGAGCTCGACGCCGAGCTCGACGCCGACGTCCCTGCCGACGAGGCCGGTGACGGTGAAGAGGCCGGCGAGGACGCCCCCGTCGACGCGCTCGCGGAGTTCCGCGAGCGGCTCTACAGCCAGTTCGGCGACTGGTACGTCGTGCACACCTACTCCGGCATGGAGAAGCGTGTGAAGGCGAACCTCGAGAACCGCATCACCTCGCTCAACGCCGAGGACTACATCTTCGAGATCGTCGTCCCCACCGAGGAGGTCGCCGAGATCAAGAACGGGCAGCGCAAGCTCGTCAAGCGCACCGTGCTCCCCGGCTACGTCCTGGTCCGCATGGACCTCACCGACGAGTCGTGGGGCGTCGTGCGCCACACCCCGTCGGTCACCGGCTTCGTGGGCAACTCCCACCAGCCGGTGCCCCTCAGCCTCGCCGAGGTCGAGCAGATGCTCGCCCCGGCGGTGGAGGCCGAGGTCGCCCAGCAGGCGGCCGACGCCCCCGAGCAGCAGCAGACCGCATCGTCCCCCAAGGTCGAGTTCGCCGACTTCACGACGGGTGACTCCGTCATGGTCGTCGACGGTCCGTTCGCCACGCTCCACGCGACGATCACGGAGATCAACCTCGACGCGCAGAGGGTCAAGGCCCTCGTCGAGATCTTCGGTCGCGAGACCCCGGTCGAGCTGAGCTTCACCCAGATCCAGAAGGTCTGA
- a CDS encoding quinone-dependent dihydroorotate dehydrogenase, with protein sequence MAYDALFSTVFARMDPEVAHEQAFRAIRLGGRLAAPLTSVPPAPRTVMGVEFPNAFGLAAGFDKNARAVPGLLGLGFGHVEVGTVTARPQPGNPRPRLFRLLEDEAIVNRMGFNNDGAAVVASRLHRLRRTRAGADAVIGVNIGKTKVVPAAEAVADYVESARLLAPYASYLVVNVSSPNTPGLRDLQAVDSLRPILEAVGDVTAREGVPLVVKIAPDLADADVDAVADLALELGLDGISATNTTIARPDSLRTPRATVDAAGAGGLSGPVLADRSTEVLRRLRGRVGDRLALVGVGGVTTPQDVRDRLDAGADLVQAYTGFVYGGPLWPARLARASRL encoded by the coding sequence GTGGCCTACGACGCGCTGTTCTCGACGGTCTTCGCCCGCATGGACCCCGAGGTCGCGCACGAGCAGGCGTTCCGGGCGATCCGGCTCGGGGGTCGCCTCGCCGCTCCGCTGACGTCGGTGCCCCCGGCGCCCCGCACCGTGATGGGGGTGGAGTTCCCGAACGCGTTCGGGCTGGCGGCGGGCTTCGACAAGAACGCCCGCGCCGTCCCGGGCCTGCTGGGGCTGGGCTTCGGGCACGTCGAGGTCGGGACGGTCACGGCGCGCCCGCAGCCGGGGAACCCACGGCCGCGCCTGTTCCGGCTGCTCGAGGACGAGGCGATCGTGAACCGGATGGGGTTCAACAACGACGGTGCGGCCGTGGTGGCGTCCCGCCTGCACCGGCTGCGCCGCACCCGTGCGGGTGCCGACGCGGTGATCGGCGTCAACATCGGCAAGACGAAGGTCGTGCCGGCGGCCGAGGCCGTGGCCGACTACGTGGAGAGCGCCCGCCTGCTCGCCCCCTACGCGAGCTACCTCGTGGTCAACGTCTCGAGCCCGAACACCCCGGGCCTGCGCGACCTGCAGGCCGTCGACTCGCTCCGGCCCATCCTCGAGGCCGTGGGCGACGTCACCGCCCGAGAGGGCGTTCCTCTGGTGGTCAAGATCGCGCCGGACCTCGCCGACGCCGACGTCGACGCGGTGGCCGACCTGGCTCTCGAGCTAGGGCTGGACGGCATCAGCGCCACCAACACGACGATCGCGCGCCCGGACTCGTTGCGCACGCCCCGGGCGACGGTCGACGCCGCGGGTGCCGGGGGCCTCTCCGGGCCGGTGCTCGCCGACCGGTCCACGGAGGTGCTGCGCCGCCTGAGGGGACGTGTGGGCGACCGGCTGGCCCTGGTCGGCGTCGGCGGCGTGACCACGCCGCAGGACGTCCGCGACCGCCTCGACGCGGGTGCGGACCTGGTGCAGGCGTACACCGGATTCGTCTACGGCGGGCCGCTGTGGCCGGCCCGTCTGGCCCGCGCTTCCAGGCTCTGA
- the rpmG gene encoding 50S ribosomal protein L33 produces the protein MASKSSDVRPKITLACTECKERNYITKKNRRNDPDRLDLKKFCPRCKTHQVHRETR, from the coding sequence GTGGCGAGCAAGAGCTCCGACGTTCGACCCAAGATCACCTTGGCTTGCACCGAGTGCAAGGAGCGCAACTACATCACCAAGAAGAACCGTCGCAACGATCCCGATCGTCTCGACCTCAAGAAGTTCTGCCCGCGCTGCAAGACCCACCAGGTCCACCGCGAGACGCGCTGA
- a CDS encoding UDP-N-acetylmuramate dehydrogenase, which translates to MDLAQLTTLRLGGPARDVVEATTEQELVDAVRTADDAGVPLLLVAGGSNLVVGDAGFEGTVVLVRTTGRQVDADACSGAMVTVQAGESWDALVAVAVESGWVGLEALSGIPGSVGATPIQNVGAYGQEVAQTIASVRVYDRAEQRVRTLFAVDCGFGYRHSRFKAEPGRFVVLAVAFQLRLGDLSAPVAYAELATRLGVDVGDRAPLADVRGAVLGLRAAKGMVLDADDHDTWSAGSFFTNPVLDADAAGRLPEGAPRFPQADGTVKTSAAWLIQAAGFERGHTVAGGRAAVSSKHTLALTNRGDATGEDLLALAREVRDGVRDAFGITLVPEPVLVGCTL; encoded by the coding sequence ATGGATCTCGCGCAGCTGACCACCCTGCGCCTCGGGGGGCCGGCGCGCGACGTCGTCGAGGCCACCACCGAGCAGGAGCTCGTCGACGCGGTGCGGACGGCCGACGACGCCGGCGTCCCGCTCCTGCTGGTCGCGGGCGGGAGCAACCTCGTGGTCGGCGACGCCGGCTTCGAGGGGACCGTCGTGCTCGTGCGCACGACGGGGCGCCAGGTCGACGCCGACGCCTGCAGCGGCGCCATGGTCACCGTGCAGGCGGGGGAGTCGTGGGACGCGCTCGTCGCGGTGGCCGTCGAGTCCGGCTGGGTCGGGCTGGAGGCGCTGTCGGGCATCCCCGGGTCCGTGGGGGCCACGCCCATCCAGAACGTCGGTGCCTACGGCCAGGAGGTCGCGCAGACCATCGCCTCGGTGCGGGTCTACGACCGCGCCGAGCAGCGGGTGCGCACCCTGTTCGCCGTGGACTGCGGGTTCGGCTACCGGCACAGCCGCTTCAAGGCCGAGCCCGGCCGGTTCGTGGTGCTCGCCGTGGCGTTCCAGCTGCGTCTGGGCGACCTGTCCGCGCCCGTCGCGTACGCCGAGCTGGCCACCCGCCTGGGCGTCGACGTGGGCGACCGCGCCCCCCTGGCCGACGTCCGTGGGGCGGTGCTCGGGCTGCGGGCCGCGAAGGGCATGGTGCTCGACGCCGACGACCACGACACGTGGAGCGCGGGGTCGTTCTTCACCAACCCCGTCCTCGACGCCGACGCGGCCGGGCGTCTGCCCGAGGGGGCCCCGCGGTTCCCGCAGGCCGACGGAACCGTCAAGACGAGCGCGGCATGGCTCATCCAGGCCGCCGGGTTCGAGCGCGGTCACACGGTGGCCGGTGGGCGGGCCGCGGTCTCCTCCAAGCACACCCTGGCCCTCACGAACCGCGGCGACGCCACGGGCGAGGACCTGCTCGCCCTGGCCCGGGAGGTGCGCGACGGCGTGCGCGACGCCTTCGGCATCACCCTCGTGCCGGAACCCGTGCTCGTCGGCTGCACCCTCTGA
- a CDS encoding extracellular solute-binding protein, translating to MIPTTRRGRVGAIAAAVTCSLALAACGGGSDDDAATGAPTKLGKTEGQVSILAWPGYVEDGSNDPDADWVTSFEEETGCKVTSKVYGTSDEAFNLAKSGDYDVVAASGDLTLRMIAAKAAAEVNTDLVPNYEKVFDFLKDQEWNTVDGKNYGVPHGYGANLLMYNADVVKDEPTSWDVVFDKSSQYKGKVTAYDSPIYIADAAMYLMSTQPELKIENPYALDEKQLAAAVDLLKGQRTNVGEYWSDYLKEASAFKTGDSVVGTTWQVIANTIDQDNVKVTVPKEGVTGWNDTWMIAAKAKNPNCAYKWLDHIEDPKTNAQATEYFGESPNSEEACDFASEGFCETYHAGDKAYSDKIWYWRTPIAECLDGRTDVECTDYSDWTKAWTEIKG from the coding sequence ATGATCCCCACGACCAGGAGAGGCCGCGTCGGCGCCATCGCCGCCGCCGTCACCTGCAGCCTCGCTCTCGCCGCCTGTGGCGGGGGCTCCGACGACGACGCCGCCACGGGTGCACCCACGAAGCTCGGCAAGACCGAGGGCCAGGTCTCGATCCTGGCGTGGCCCGGCTACGTCGAGGACGGCAGCAACGACCCCGACGCCGACTGGGTCACCTCCTTCGAGGAGGAGACCGGCTGCAAGGTCACGAGCAAGGTCTACGGCACGTCCGACGAGGCGTTCAACCTCGCCAAGTCCGGCGACTACGACGTCGTCGCCGCGTCCGGCGACCTCACGCTGCGCATGATCGCCGCCAAGGCGGCCGCCGAGGTCAACACCGACCTGGTGCCGAACTACGAGAAGGTCTTCGACTTCCTGAAGGACCAGGAGTGGAACACCGTCGACGGCAAGAACTACGGCGTCCCGCACGGCTACGGCGCCAACCTGCTCATGTACAACGCCGACGTCGTGAAGGACGAGCCGACGTCGTGGGACGTCGTGTTCGACAAGTCCTCGCAGTACAAGGGCAAGGTCACGGCCTACGACTCGCCGATCTACATCGCCGACGCCGCCATGTACCTCATGTCGACGCAGCCGGAGCTGAAGATCGAGAACCCCTACGCCCTCGACGAGAAGCAGCTGGCCGCCGCGGTCGACCTGCTCAAGGGCCAGCGCACCAACGTCGGCGAGTACTGGTCGGACTACCTCAAGGAGGCCTCGGCCTTCAAGACCGGCGACTCCGTGGTGGGCACCACCTGGCAGGTCATCGCGAACACGATCGACCAGGACAACGTGAAGGTCACGGTGCCGAAGGAGGGCGTCACGGGCTGGAACGACACCTGGATGATCGCCGCCAAGGCCAAGAACCCCAACTGCGCCTACAAGTGGCTCGACCACATCGAGGACCCGAAGACCAACGCGCAGGCCACCGAGTACTTCGGCGAGTCGCCGAACAGCGAGGAGGCGTGCGACTTCGCGAGCGAGGGCTTCTGCGAGACGTACCACGCCGGCGACAAGGCCTACTCGGACAAGATCTGGTACTGGCGCACGCCGATCGCCGAGTGCCTCGACGGCCGCACGGACGTCGAGTGCACCGACTACTCGGACTGGACCAAGGCCTGGACCGAGATCAAGGGCTGA
- a CDS encoding NAD-dependent succinate-semialdehyde dehydrogenase has protein sequence MSLYAVTNPATGEVVQEYPTASDADVENAVTAADEAFRTWSRSSTVAERAELVRRVGALHHERRNELAAIIQREMGKPLEECLGEVDFCTAIYDFYADNAAAFMADEPLELLEGEGSAVVKRTAVGVLLGIMPWNFPYYQIARFAGPNLATGNTIVLKHAPQCPESAAALERIFLDAGFPEGAYVNVYATNEQVADVIADPRVQGVSLTGSERAGAAVAEIAGRHLKKVVLELGGSDPFVVLGSSDLDDTVDKAVAARLDNTGQACNAGKRFIVVEDLYDSFVEKFTAKMLAAAEGIAPLSSVAAAERLADQVERAVEQGAHLESAGERDGAHFPPGVLTGVKPGDDAFHEELFGPVGIVFKVGSEEEAVELANDTPFGLGSYVFTDDADQAQRVADRIEAGMVFVNGVGAEGAELPFGGVKRSGFGRELGRFGMDEFVNKKLIRTVG, from the coding sequence ATGAGCCTCTACGCCGTCACGAACCCCGCCACCGGCGAGGTCGTCCAGGAGTACCCCACCGCCAGCGACGCCGACGTCGAGAACGCGGTCACGGCCGCGGACGAGGCGTTCCGCACGTGGTCGCGGTCCTCCACCGTGGCCGAGCGGGCCGAGCTGGTGCGCCGCGTCGGCGCGCTGCACCACGAGCGTCGCAACGAGCTGGCCGCCATCATCCAGCGCGAGATGGGCAAGCCGCTCGAGGAGTGCCTGGGCGAGGTCGACTTCTGCACCGCCATCTACGACTTCTACGCCGACAACGCCGCGGCGTTCATGGCCGACGAGCCGCTCGAGCTGCTCGAGGGCGAGGGATCGGCCGTCGTGAAGCGCACGGCCGTGGGCGTGCTGCTCGGCATCATGCCGTGGAACTTCCCGTACTACCAGATCGCACGCTTCGCGGGCCCCAACCTCGCGACCGGCAACACCATCGTCCTCAAGCACGCACCGCAGTGCCCCGAGTCCGCCGCGGCGCTCGAGCGGATCTTCCTCGACGCCGGCTTCCCCGAGGGTGCCTACGTCAACGTCTACGCCACGAACGAGCAGGTCGCCGACGTCATCGCCGACCCGCGGGTCCAGGGCGTCTCGCTCACCGGGTCCGAGCGCGCCGGTGCGGCCGTGGCCGAGATCGCTGGTCGCCACCTCAAGAAGGTCGTCCTCGAGCTCGGCGGGTCCGACCCGTTCGTGGTGCTGGGCAGCTCCGACCTCGACGACACGGTCGACAAGGCCGTGGCGGCGCGGCTCGACAACACCGGCCAGGCCTGCAACGCGGGCAAGCGGTTCATCGTCGTCGAGGACCTCTACGACTCGTTCGTCGAGAAGTTCACCGCCAAGATGCTCGCGGCCGCCGAGGGCATCGCGCCGCTGTCGTCCGTCGCCGCGGCCGAGCGGCTGGCCGACCAGGTGGAGCGTGCCGTCGAGCAGGGCGCGCACCTGGAGAGCGCGGGGGAGCGCGACGGCGCCCACTTCCCGCCCGGCGTGCTCACGGGCGTGAAGCCCGGTGACGACGCCTTCCACGAGGAGCTGTTCGGCCCGGTGGGCATCGTGTTCAAGGTCGGGTCGGAGGAGGAGGCCGTGGAGCTCGCGAACGACACCCCGTTCGGTCTCGGCTCCTACGTGTTCACCGACGACGCCGACCAGGCCCAGCGGGTGGCCGACCGCATCGAGGCCGGCATGGTCTTCGTCAACGGCGTCGGCGCCGAGGGTGCCGAGCTGCCCTTCGGCGGCGTCAAGCGGTCCGGGTTCGGCCGCGAGCTCGGACGCTTCGGCATGGACGAGTTCGTCAACAAGAAGCTCATCCGCACGGTCGGCTGA
- a CDS encoding ABC transporter permease yields the protein MTQSTTSEVAVPSLSGTGAATRRASSFLATRPRLRLGLFLTAPLTWLVLVYVVALSALLVTALWSVDSFTGEIDRGLTLDNLREVVTNSLYRTVTLRTLGVAALVTVVDVAIALPIAFYMAKVASPRARRLLVVAVLTPLWASYLVKAFAWRSLLSEGGLVDWVLNPFGGQTPGYGLTAVVLTQAYIWLPYVILPIFAGMERVPDSMLEAAGDLGASAGTTVRTVVMPLLLPSVAAGSIFSFSLTLGDYISVNIVGGANQMLGNLVYTNVGAANNLPLAAAIALIPIVVMLGYLAAVRRTGALDTL from the coding sequence GTGACCCAGTCGACCACGTCCGAGGTGGCCGTCCCGTCCCTGTCCGGGACCGGGGCGGCCACCCGCCGGGCCTCCTCCTTCCTCGCCACGCGGCCGCGGCTGAGGCTCGGGCTGTTCCTGACCGCGCCGCTGACGTGGCTCGTGCTCGTCTACGTGGTGGCGCTCTCGGCGCTGCTCGTGACGGCGCTGTGGTCGGTCGACAGCTTCACCGGTGAGATCGACCGCGGCCTCACCCTCGACAACCTGCGCGAGGTCGTCACCAACTCGCTCTACCGCACGGTCACGCTGCGCACGCTCGGTGTCGCGGCGCTGGTGACGGTCGTCGACGTCGCGATCGCGCTGCCGATCGCCTTCTACATGGCCAAGGTCGCGTCGCCGCGTGCCCGGCGTCTGCTGGTGGTCGCGGTCCTCACGCCGCTGTGGGCGAGCTACCTCGTCAAGGCGTTCGCCTGGCGGTCGCTGCTCAGCGAGGGCGGGCTCGTCGACTGGGTGCTGAACCCGTTCGGCGGCCAGACGCCCGGCTACGGGCTGACCGCCGTCGTGCTCACGCAGGCCTACATCTGGCTGCCGTACGTGATCCTGCCGATCTTCGCCGGCATGGAGCGCGTCCCCGACTCGATGCTCGAGGCTGCGGGCGACCTCGGCGCGTCGGCGGGCACCACCGTCCGGACCGTCGTGATGCCGCTGCTGCTGCCCTCGGTCGCCGCGGGCTCGATCTTCAGCTTCTCCCTCACGCTGGGCGACTACATCAGCGTCAACATCGTGGGCGGTGCCAACCAGATGCTCGGCAACCTCGTCTACACGAACGTCGGCGCGGCCAACAACCTGCCGCTCGCCGCCGCGATCGCCCTCATCCCCATCGTCGTCATGCTCGGGTACCTCGCGGCGGTCCGCCGCACGGGCGCCCTGGACACCCTCTAG
- a CDS encoding adenosine deaminase, producing the protein MRSVATLPKAHLHLHFTGSMRHTTLVELAERDGIRLPPALVEEWPPQLVATDEKGWFRFQRLYDVARSVLRTEDDVRRLVLEAAEDDARDGAVWTEIQVDPSGYGARFGGITAFTDLVIDAARDAGERVGTGMAVVVAANRTRHPLDARTLARLAGQYAGRGVVGFGLSNDERRGDTAAFAPAFAIAERAGLSLVPHGGELRGPAHVAQCLDHLHPTRLGHGVRSSEDPAVLERVAEAGVALEVCPTSNVALGVYATLEEVPVRTLVEAGVDVALGADDPLLFGSRLAGQYNVLRAAQDFSDDELADLAAMSLRRSHAPDDLKAAALADVDRWRTS; encoded by the coding sequence GTGAGGTCCGTCGCCACGCTGCCCAAGGCGCACCTGCACCTGCACTTCACCGGGTCGATGCGCCACACGACCCTGGTGGAGCTCGCCGAGCGCGACGGCATCCGGCTGCCGCCGGCCCTCGTCGAGGAGTGGCCGCCCCAGCTCGTGGCCACGGACGAGAAGGGCTGGTTCCGGTTCCAGCGGCTGTACGACGTGGCCCGCTCGGTCCTGCGCACGGAGGACGACGTGCGGCGCCTGGTCCTGGAGGCGGCCGAGGACGACGCCCGCGACGGTGCGGTGTGGACCGAGATCCAGGTCGACCCGTCGGGCTACGGCGCCCGGTTCGGTGGCATCACCGCCTTCACCGACCTCGTGATCGACGCCGCCCGTGACGCCGGAGAGCGCGTGGGCACCGGCATGGCGGTCGTGGTGGCCGCGAACCGCACCCGCCACCCCCTCGACGCCCGCACGCTGGCGCGCCTCGCCGGGCAGTACGCCGGACGCGGCGTGGTCGGCTTCGGGCTCTCGAACGACGAGCGGCGGGGCGACACGGCCGCCTTCGCCCCGGCCTTCGCGATCGCCGAGCGGGCCGGGCTCTCGCTCGTGCCCCACGGCGGTGAGCTGCGCGGCCCGGCCCACGTGGCGCAGTGCCTCGACCACCTGCACCCCACCCGCCTGGGCCACGGCGTGCGCTCGAGCGAGGACCCGGCGGTGCTCGAGCGGGTCGCCGAGGCCGGCGTGGCCCTCGAGGTGTGCCCCACCTCAAACGTGGCGCTCGGCGTGTACGCCACGCTCGAGGAGGTGCCGGTGCGCACCCTCGTCGAGGCCGGCGTCGACGTCGCGCTCGGCGCCGACGACCCGTTGCTCTTCGGCTCGCGGCTGGCCGGTCAGTACAACGTGCTGCGGGCCGCGCAGGACTTCAGCGACGACGAGCTGGCCGACCTCGCCGCGATGTCGCTGCGCCGCTCGCACGCCCCCGACGACCTCAAGGCTGCGGCCCTGGCCGACGTCGACCGGTGGCGGACGTCGTGA
- a CDS encoding ABC transporter permease, with protein MTLSPLARRLLLGVTGLVLVLMYAPLLVVVANSFNPDPSMTWPPEGFTTQWWVRAFHSAGARDAVLTSVQVALASTAVALLLGTLMAFALQRFAFFGRNTVNLLVILPIALPGIVTGVALNNAFRGILAIELGVATLIVAHATFCIVTVFNNVIARLRRMGGNLEEASADLGAGLWTTFRLVTFPQLRSALLAGGLLAFALSFDEIIVTTFTAGPGTTTLPIWILNNLFRPNQAPVVAVVAVVLIVVSVVPIWIAQRIAGEAETVR; from the coding sequence GTGACCCTCAGTCCTCTCGCGCGACGTCTGCTGCTCGGCGTCACCGGCCTCGTGCTGGTGCTCATGTACGCGCCGCTGCTGGTCGTGGTGGCCAACTCCTTCAACCCCGACCCGTCGATGACGTGGCCGCCCGAGGGGTTCACCACCCAGTGGTGGGTGCGCGCGTTCCACAGCGCGGGCGCCCGCGACGCGGTGCTCACGAGCGTGCAGGTGGCGCTCGCCTCGACCGCCGTGGCGCTGCTGCTCGGCACGCTCATGGCCTTCGCGCTGCAGCGGTTCGCGTTCTTCGGGCGCAACACGGTGAACCTGCTCGTGATCCTGCCGATCGCCCTGCCCGGCATCGTCACCGGCGTGGCGCTGAACAACGCCTTCCGCGGGATCCTGGCCATCGAGCTGGGCGTGGCCACGCTGATCGTCGCGCACGCCACCTTCTGCATCGTCACGGTGTTCAACAACGTCATCGCCCGGCTGCGCCGCATGGGCGGCAACCTGGAGGAGGCCTCGGCCGACTTGGGCGCGGGCCTCTGGACGACGTTCCGACTCGTCACGTTCCCGCAGCTGCGCTCGGCGCTGCTCGCCGGTGGTCTCCTCGCCTTCGCGCTGAGCTTCGACGAGATCATCGTGACCACCTTCACGGCCGGGCCCGGCACCACGACCCTGCCGATCTGGATCCTCAACAACCTGTTCCGTCCCAACCAGGCGCCGGTGGTCGCGGTCGTGGCCGTGGTGCTGATCGTCGTCTCCGTGGTGCCGATCTGGATCGCGCAGCGCATCGCCGGCGAGGCGGAGACGGTTCGATGA
- a CDS encoding DUF4190 domain-containing protein encodes MSGIDVPDLDHPAPTVHPGADRAYVLGLLSLVGAVFVLPALLGPYVWHLGVSTRREIDRDPARWVGRRQATAGMVLGALATALVVVGLLVLVGFAVRAHLQLSADTGY; translated from the coding sequence GTGAGCGGCATCGACGTGCCGGACCTCGACCACCCCGCGCCCACCGTCCACCCCGGCGCGGACCGGGCCTACGTGCTGGGCCTGCTGTCCCTCGTCGGGGCCGTGTTCGTGCTGCCCGCCCTGCTCGGCCCGTACGTCTGGCACCTGGGGGTCTCGACGCGTCGCGAGATCGACCGTGATCCTGCACGGTGGGTCGGCCGCCGACAGGCCACGGCCGGCATGGTCCTCGGCGCGCTCGCCACGGCACTGGTCGTCGTCGGCCTGCTCGTCCTGGTGGGCTTCGCCGTACGGGCCCACCTGCAGCTCTCCGCGGACACGGGGTACTGA
- a CDS encoding NAD-dependent malic enzyme codes for MSHSITVRLEVPAGGTAVSHLTTTVESSGGIVTALDVAASRADALRIDLTIAAGDTAHADRIVEGLRAIPDVAVKKVSDRTFLMHLGGVIETASKHALRNRDDLSMVYTPGVARICQAIAADREDARRLTIKRNSVAVVTDGSAVLGLGNIGPHAALPVMEGKAALFKTFGGIDAWPLCLDTQDVDQIVETVAAVAPGFAGINLEDISAPRCFEIEARLRERLDIPVFHDDQHGTAIVVLAALRNALRVVEKSLEDVRVVLVGAGAAGTAILRLLLGAGLRDVVVCDVDGIVSTERGDTDPTLAWIGENTNPRGVSGTLKDALVDADVFIGVSAPRLLGAADVATMADDAVVFALANPDPEIDPALAREHARVVATGRSDYPNQINNVLAFPGIFRGLLDAHSHGIDVPVLLAAAEAIAACVEDDELNADYIVPSVFHPEVHHRVADAVERAARASQ; via the coding sequence GTGTCCCACTCCATCACGGTGCGCCTCGAGGTGCCGGCCGGCGGCACCGCCGTGAGCCACCTGACGACCACGGTGGAGTCCAGCGGGGGCATCGTGACCGCGCTCGACGTGGCCGCGTCGCGCGCCGACGCCCTGCGCATCGACCTGACCATCGCCGCCGGCGACACCGCCCACGCCGACCGCATCGTCGAGGGGCTGCGGGCGATCCCCGACGTCGCCGTCAAGAAGGTCTCCGACCGCACCTTCCTCATGCACCTCGGCGGGGTCATCGAGACCGCGTCCAAGCACGCGCTGCGCAACCGCGACGACCTCTCGATGGTCTACACCCCCGGCGTCGCCCGCATCTGCCAGGCGATCGCGGCCGACCGCGAGGACGCGCGGCGCCTGACCATCAAGCGCAACAGCGTGGCCGTGGTCACCGACGGCTCGGCCGTGCTCGGACTCGGCAACATCGGCCCGCACGCAGCCCTGCCGGTCATGGAGGGCAAGGCCGCCCTGTTCAAGACCTTCGGCGGCATCGACGCCTGGCCGCTGTGCCTGGACACCCAGGACGTGGACCAGATCGTCGAGACCGTCGCCGCCGTGGCCCCCGGGTTCGCCGGCATCAACCTCGAGGACATCTCGGCGCCGCGGTGCTTCGAGATCGAGGCACGCCTGCGCGAGCGGCTCGACATCCCCGTCTTCCACGACGACCAGCACGGCACCGCCATCGTGGTGCTGGCCGCGCTGCGCAACGCCCTGCGCGTGGTCGAGAAGTCGCTCGAGGACGTGCGCGTGGTGCTGGTGGGTGCCGGCGCCGCCGGCACCGCGATCCTGCGGCTGCTCCTCGGGGCAGGCCTGCGCGACGTGGTCGTGTGCGACGTCGACGGCATCGTCTCCACGGAGCGCGGCGACACCGACCCCACGCTCGCCTGGATCGGGGAGAACACCAACCCGCGTGGCGTCTCGGGCACCCTGAAGGACGCTCTCGTCGACGCCGACGTGTTCATCGGCGTCAGCGCGCCACGCCTGCTCGGTGCCGCCGACGTCGCCACGATGGCCGACGACGCCGTGGTGTTCGCCCTCGCCAACCCGGACCCGGAGATCGACCCGGCCCTCGCCCGCGAGCACGCGCGCGTGGTGGCCACCGGTCGGTCGGACTACCCGAACCAGATCAACAACGTGCTGGCGTTCCCGGGGATCTTCCGCGGACTGCTCGACGCGCACAGCCACGGCATCGACGTGCCGGTGCTCCTGGCGGCGGCCGAAGCCATCGCGGCGTGCGTCGAGGACGACGAGCTCAACGCCGACTACATCGTGCCGAGCGTCTTCCACCCGGAGGTCCACCACCGCGTGGCCGACGCGGTCGAGCGTGCCGCCCGCGCCTCGCAGTAG
- the secE gene encoding preprotein translocase subunit SecE, which translates to MSDRHETSATKERRTSPLTFYRQVVAELRKVVWPTRPQVVNYFFVVLVFVLIMMAFVAGLDYGFGKAMFAVFA; encoded by the coding sequence GTGAGCGATCGCCACGAGACGTCGGCCACGAAGGAACGGCGCACGTCGCCGTTGACCTTCTACCGGCAGGTCGTCGCGGAGCTGCGGAAGGTCGTGTGGCCCACGCGGCCGCAGGTCGTCAACTACTTCTTCGTCGTGCTCGTCTTCGTCCTGATCATGATGGCGTTCGTCGCCGGCCTGGACTACGGGTTCGGCAAGGCGATGTTCGCCGTGTTCGCGTGA